A genomic region of Runella rosea contains the following coding sequences:
- a CDS encoding helix-turn-helix domain-containing protein has product MNTFSKNLRRLMAAKNLNQSDLAGLLGIKQPSVSDWLKNGAIPKGKRLTQLAEVLGVSVNELFVEEIIQKASEEQSKDDRIRELEQQLLKTTQELLEYKTRENERLKNNPIVPAGQ; this is encoded by the coding sequence ATGAATACCTTTTCGAAAAATTTAAGGAGATTGATGGCTGCTAAAAACTTGAATCAGAGCGATTTAGCAGGATTGTTGGGGATTAAGCAGCCCTCTGTGTCAGATTGGTTAAAAAACGGGGCTATACCTAAGGGGAAAAGATTAACGCAATTGGCGGAAGTACTCGGAGTTTCGGTAAATGAACTTTTTGTTGAAGAAATCATCCAAAAGGCTTCTGAAGAACAAAGCAAAGATGATAGGATTCGTGAGCTTGAACAGCAGCTACTCAAGACCACCCAAGAACTTCTGGAGTACAAGACCCGTGAAAACGAAAGGCTAAAAAATAATCCAATTGTTCCTGCTGGGCAATAA